The DNA segment GTCATACATACTCCATGCATCGTGCACACATTCCGTGGTATATCTGTACAGAGAGGTCGCGTTCCGGCGGAGGAGGCGTACCGCAGTCGTAGGGAGCCGCGCGTGGACGAGCCTGTGGACCGGATCGAGTTCGAGACGATGCTGCTCGGCCGGCACATGAGTCTGATCACCTCGCGGGGCGACGGCCGGCTCGACCGCAGCGCCTACATCCTGCTCAGCCGCATCCGGGCCCAGGGCCCGATGTCCATCGGCCAGTTGCGCGACGCCTTCGGCCTGGACACCTCCACGCTCAACCGGCAGAGCGCCGCCATGCTCCGGGCCGGTGTCGTGGACCGCATCCCCGACCCGGACGGCGGCATCGCCCGCAAGTTCGCCATCACGGACGAGGGCGAGCGCCGGCTCGACAAGGACCGCGCGGAGAACCGGGAGGGCCTGCGGCGGGTCCTCGCCGACTGGACCCCGGAGGAGGCCGCCCGCTTCGCCGAAGGGCTGGCCCGCCTCAACCGCGACATCGAACGGCTCGACGGACGGCCCTGGCCCCGCGACTGAGACCGGCCGGCGAATGGGGCGTGGGTGAAGGAGCGGGTCCGGGTGCGCGCGGCGTGAAGCGGAGCTGCGGTCCCGTTTAAGAAATCCTCGATGGACCCGGGGCGCGGGGTACGGCAGATTTCTCCGTGACGGCGGAGGATGGTGCGCGGCAGCCGGTGCGAGCGCGCTGCCATGCCGTCCCTCTCATTCTTCCCCCGGGGCCGCAGGCCTGCTCGAACATGCCCGCGGCTCGGGGGAGCACCACGCCGCACCAGGTACAGGGAGCCGCAGCCGTGAAGGCACTCGTCAAGCAGAAGGCAGAGCCCGGACTCTGGCTGATGGACGTCCCCGAGCCGGAGACCGGCCCCGGCGACGTACTGATCAAGGTGCTGCGCACCGGCATCTGCGGAACCGACCTGCACATCCGCGACTACGACGGCTGGGCGCGGCAGGCCGTCACCACCCCGCTGATCCTCGGACACGAGTTCGTCGGGGAGGTCGCCGCGGTCGGCGCGGACGTCGTCGACATCGCGGTGGGCGACCTGGTCAGCGGCGAGGGCCACCTCGTCTGCGGCAAGTGCCGCAACTGCCTGGCCGGCCGCCGCCACCTCTGCCGCTCCACCCTCGGCCTCGGCGTCGGCCGCGACGGGGCCTTCGCCGAGTACGTCGCGCTGCCCGCGTCCAACGTGTGGGTGCACCGGGTCCGGGTCGACCTCGACGTCGCCGCGATCTTCGACCCGTTCGGCAACGCCGTGCACACCGCGCTGTCCTTCCCGCTGGTCGGCGAGGACGTCCTGATCACCGGCGCCGGACCGATCGGCATCATGGCCGCCGCCGTCGCCAAGCACGCCGGCGCCCGCAACGTCGTCATCACCGACGTCAGCGAGGCCCGCCTCGACCTGGCCCGCAAGGTCGGCGTCAGCCTCGCCCTCAACGTCGCCGAGCAGACCATCGAGGACGGCCAGCGCGAGCTGGGCCTGCGCGAGGGCTTCGACATCGGCCTGGAGATGTCCGGCCGCCCCGAGGCGATGCGCGACATGCTCGCCAACATGACGCACGGCGGCCGCATCGCCATGCTCGGACTCCCCGCCGAGGAGTTCGCCGTGGACTGGGCCCGGATCGTCACCTCGATGATCACGATCAAGGGCATCTACGGCCGTGAGATGTACGAGACCTGGTACGCCATGTCCGTGCTGCTGGAGGGCGGCCTCGACCTCGCCCCCGTGATCACCGGCCGGTACGGCTACCGCGACTTCGAGGCGGCCTTCGACGACGCGGCGAGCGGCCGCGGCGGCAAGGTCATCCTCGACTGGACCGCCTGACCTCCTCACCTCTTTAAGGAACCGGCATGTTCGACTCCGTACGCGACGACCTGCGCACCACCCTCGAAGAGATCGAGGCGGCCGGGCTGCACAAGCCCGAGCGCGTCATCGGCACCCCGCAGTCCGCGACCGTGGCCGTCACCGCCGGGGGCCGCCCCGGCGAGGTGCTCAACTTCTGCGCCAACAACTACCTGGGCCTCGCCGACCACCCCGACGTGATCGCCGCCGCGCACGAGGCGCTGGACCGCTGGGGCTACGGCATGGCCTCCGTCCGCTTCATCTGCGGCACCCAGGAGGTCCACAAGGAGCTGGAGCGGCGGCTCTCCTCCTTCCTGGGCCAGGAGGACACGATCCTCTACTCCTCCTGCTTCGACGCCAACGGCGGCGTCTTCGAGACGATCCTCGGCCCCGAGGACGCGGTCATCTCCGACGCCCTCAACCACGCCTCCATCATCGACGGCATCCGGCTCTCCAAAGCCAAGCGGTTCCGCTACGCCAACCGCGACATGGACGACCTGGAGAAGCAGCTCAAGGAGGCGTCCGGGGCCCGGCGCCGCCTCGTCGTCACCGACGGCGTCTTCTCCATGGACGGCTACGTCGCGCCGCTGCGCGAGATCTGCGACCTCGCCGAGCGCTACGACGCCATGGTCATGGTCGACGACTCGCACGCCGTGGGCTTCGTCGGCGCCGGTGGCCGGGGCACGCCCGAGCTGCACGGCGTGATGGACCGCGTCGACATCATCACCGGCACCCTCGGCAAGGCCCTCGGCGGCGCCTCCGGCGGTTACGTCGCGGCCCGCGCCGAGATCGTCGCCCTGCTGCGCCAGCGCTCGCGGCCCTACCTCTTCTCGAACTCGCTCGCCCCGGTCATCGCCGCCGCCTCCCTCAAGGTCATCGACCTCCTGGAGTCCGCCGGCGACCTGCGCGAGCGGCTCAACGCCAACACCGCGCTCTTCCGCACCCGGATGACCGCGGAGGGCTTCGACATCCTGCCCGGCGACCACGCCATCGCCCCCGTCATGATCGGGGACGCGGCGAAGGCGGGCCGGATGGCGGAGCTGCTCCTGGAGCGCGGCGTGTACGTGATCGGGTTCTCCTACCCGGTCGTCCCGCAGGGCGCGGCCCGCATCCGCGTCCAGCTCTCGGCGGCGCACTCCACCGACGACGTGAACCGCGCCGTGGACGCGTTCGTCGCCGCCCGCGCCGCGCTGGAGAGCTGAGCGCGGTCCCCAGCGGTCGCGGGGGCGGTCAGGGCGCCCCCGCGACCTGGCCCGGAGCACCGCCGCGACCTGGGACAATGGGGCGCATGATCGATGCACGGCGGCTGCGTGTCCTGCGCGCCGTGGCGGACCACGGCACGGTGACCGCCGCGGCCGCCGCCCTGTACCTGACCCCGTCCGCCGTCTCCCAGCAGCTCGCCGCCCTGGAGCAGGAGACCGGCCACCGGCTCGTCGAACGCGGCTCGCGCGGCGCCCGCCTCACCCCGGCCGGCGACATCCTGCTCACCCACACCAACGCGGTGCTCGCCCAGCTGGAGCGGGCGGAGGCCGAACTGGCCGCGTACGGCTCCGGCGAGGCCGGTACGGTCACGGTCGCCGCGTTCGCCACCGGCATCGAACACGTCGTCGCCCCGGCGGTCGCCGCGCTGAGCCGGAGCGCGCCCGGCATCCGGGTGCGCGTACAGGACGCCGAGGGCGACGCCAGCGTGCCGATGGTGCTGGACCGGCAGGTCGATGTGGCCGTCGCCGTCGAGTACCGGGGCGCACCCGGCGAGGACGACCGCCGGCTCACCCGCGTACCGCTGTACTCGGAGCCGTTCGACGCGGTCCTGCCGGTCGGGCACCGGCTGGCCGGACAGGAGCAGGTGGCCGTCGCCGAACTGGCCAAGGACGCCTGGATCGGGCCCTATCCGGGCAACCCCTGCCACGACGTGGTGGTCCTGGCCTGCGAGTACGCCGGATTCGCCCCGAACCTCGAACACTCGTCGGACGACTTCCACGCGGTGGTCGCGCTCGCCGGCGCGGAAGCCGGAGTGGCGCTGGTGCCGCGCACCGCGCTGCGGGGCATGCCGCTGACCGGGGTGGTGGTCCGCCCGGTCCGGGACACCGCGCCGACCCGCCGGGTGTTCGCGGCGGTACGCCGGGGCGCCGAGGCCCATCCGCTGATCGCCCCCGTACTGGACGCCCTGGCCGGCGCGGCCACCTGAACCGGACGCCCGGCCCCCGCCACCGGCACCCCCGGATCGCTCGCGGGCGCCCCGCCCGGCGGGCAGGATGGGAGGGCCGTCGTGTGCCTTCAGGAGGTCCGCATGTCCAGCTCCAGCCAGCCCGTGCCGTTCACCGCCGACGACTACCGGGAGCGGATGGCCAGGGCCGCCGAGAGCGCCGCCGAGGCCGGGCTCGCCGGGGTACTCGTCGCGCCCGGCCCCGACCTCGTCCACCTGACGGGCTACCGGCCGACCGCGATCACCGAACGCCTCACGCTGCTCGTCCTCGCGGCGGGCCGGGAGCCCGTCCTCGTCGTGCCCACGCTGGAGGCGCCGGACGCGGCGCAGGCCGTGGGCGCCCCCGCGCTGACCCTGCGGGACTGGACGGACGGCAAGGACCCGTACGCCGTCACCGCCCCGCTGCTCGACGCCCGGGGCCGGTTCGCGATCAGCGACAACGCCTGGGCCATGCACCTCATCGGCCTCCAGCAGCGGCTGCCCGACACCTCCTACGCCTCGCTCACCGAAGCGCTGCCCATGCTGCGCGCCGTGAAGGACGCCCATGAGCTGGCCCGGCTCGCCGCCGCCGGGGCCGCCGCCGACGCCACGTACGAGGAGATCCTCAAGGTCCGCTTCTCCGGCCGGAAGGAGACCGAAGTCGCCGCCGACCTGGCCCGGCTGCTCACCGAGCACGGGCACTCCCAGGTCGACTTCACGGTCGTCGGCTCCGGGCCCAACGGGGCCAACCCGCACCACGAGGCGGGCGACCGCACCATCGAGCACGGCGACATGGTCGTCCTCGACTTCGGCGGCCTCAAGCACGGCTACGGCTCCGACACCTCCCGCACCGTCCACGTCGGCGAGCCCACCGCCGAGGAGCAGCGGGTCCACGACATCGTGCGCGCCGCCCAGCAGGCCGGCTGCGAGGCGGTCCGCCCCGGCGTCGCCTGCCAGGAGATCGACCGGGCCGCCCGCGCCGTCATCACCGAGGCCGGCTACGGCGAACGCTTCATCCACCGCACCGGCCACGGCATCGGCGTCACCACCCACGAGCCGCCGTACATGATCGAGGGCGAGGAGCGGCCGCTGGTGCCCGGCATGTGCTTCTCGGTGGAGCCCGGCATCTATCTGCCGGGCCGCTTCGGCGTCCGCATCGAGGACATCGTGACCGTCACCGAGGACGGCGGGCGCCGCCTCAACGCCACCGCCCGCGAACTGGCGATCGTGGAGTGACGCCGGTCAGCCGTCGGCCAGCACCACGCAGGACTCGGGCGGCAGGCGCAGCACCCCGTCCGGGCCCGGCGGGTCCACCGGCAGCCATGCCGCCAGCACCCGCCCCGGACCGCCCCGGTGCCGGCCGCCGCCCAGCGGGATCGCGGCCGGCTTCGCGTCCAGGTTGACCGCGATCCGCAGATCGCCCCGGCGCACCGCCAGCCAGCGCGCCGCGTCGTCGTACGCGGCCTTCACGCTCGCCAGGTCCGGGTCGCGCAGGTCCGGCAGGGTGCGGCGCAGGGCGATCAGCTCCCGGTACCAGGCGAGCAGCCGGCCGTGCGGTTCGCGGCCCGGCTCCGCCCAGTCCAGGCAGGAGCGGGCGCGGGTGGCCGGGTCCTGCGGGTCCGGGATGTCCTCCTGCGCCCAGCCGTGCGCCCCGAACTCCCGCCGTCTGCCGGTGCGCACGGCCTCCGCCAGCTCCGGGTCCGTGTGGTCGGTGAAGAACTGCCACGGGGTGCGCGCGCCCCATTCCTCGCCCATGAACAGCATCGGGGTGAAGGGGCCGGTCAGCACGAGCGCCGCCGCGCAGGCCAGCAGACCGGGGGAGAGGGAGGCGGCGAGCCGGTCGCCGAGGGCCCGGTTGCCGATCTGGTCGTGGGTCTGGGCGTAGCCGACGAAGCGGTGGGCCGCGGTGCGGGTGACGTCCACGGGGCGGCCGTGCGTACGCCCCCGGAAACTGGAGTACGTGCCGTCGTGGAAGAAGGCGCGCGTCATCGTCTTGGCGAGACCGGCCAGCGGGGCGGCCGCGAAGTCCGCGTAGTAGCCCTGCGCCTCACCGGTGAGCGCGGTGTGCAGGCAGTGGTGGAAGTCGTCGTTCCACTGGGCGTGCAGGCCGAGCCCGCCCTCCTCGCGGGGGGTCGTGGTGCGCGGGTCGCACAGATCGGACTCGGCGATCAGCGGCAGCGGGCGCCCCAGCTCCGCCGAGAGCGCGTCCACCGCTGCGGACAGCTCCTCCAGGAAGGTCAGCGCGCGGGTGTCGGCGAGCGCGTGCACCGCGTCCAGCCGCAGCCCGTCCAGCCGGTAGTCCCGCAGCCAGGCCAGCGCGCTGCCCAGCAGGAACGCCCGCACCTCGTCGGAGCCCGGCGCGTCCAGATTGACCGCCGCGCCCCACGGGGTGTGGTGCGTCTCGGTGAAGTACGGGCCGAACAGCGGGAGGTAGTTGCCGGACGGGCCCAGATGGTTGTGGACCACGTCCAGGACGACGGCGAGCCCCAGCCCGTGCGCCGTGTCGACAAAGCGCTTCAGCCCTTCGGGGCCGCCGTACGGCTCGTGCACGGCCCACAGCGACACTCCCTCGTACCCCCAGCCGTGCACCCCGGGGAACGGGCAGACCGGCATCAGCGACACATGGGTGACCCCCAGCTCCGCCAGATGCCCCAGCCGGGCCGCCGCCGCCTCGAAGGTGCCCTCGCCGGTGAAGGTGCCGATGTGCAGCTCGTACAGGACCGCGCCGGGCAGGGCGCGCCCCGCCCAGTCGGAGCGCCAGACGTACGCGTCGTGGTCGACCACCGCCGACTCGCCGTCCGGCCCGTCCGGCTGGCGGCGCGAACGGGGGTCGGGGCGCACCGGGCCGCCGTCGAGGGCGAAGCCGTACCGGTCGCCGTCCGCGGCCTCCGCCTCGGCGGTCCACCAGCCGGGGCGGTCCGGATCGGGCTCCATCGGCTGCGACCCGTCCCGCAGCCGCAGCGCGGCCGATCCCGCGTCCGGTGCCCATACCTCGAACAACATGCGGCGCTCCTCGCTTCCGGGGCCGCGGTCCGCTGAAGCTCTGGATCGGGGCCGACACCGGCGATTAAGGTCTGGAACTGATCACTGCCCTGTCGGGTTCTGTCCTACGCACCCCCTACCTACGGCTGTGGAGGCCGAGATGACCGTGCCGCTCTTCCCGCCCGGATTCCTTTGGGGAGCCTCCGCGTCCGCGTTCCAGACCGAGGGCGCCGCCGACGCCGAGGGCAAGGGCCCCTCCGGCTGGGACGCCTTCGCCGCGCAGCCCGGACGCATCAAGGACGGCACCGACACCAGCCGGGGCACCGGCTTCCACCGGCACTACCGGGAGGACGTCGCCCTGCTGGCCGGGCTGGGCGCCGACGCCTTCCGCTTCTCGGTGAGCTGGCCGCGCGTCGTCCCCGGCGGCAGCGGCCCGGTCAACCCGCAGGGGCTGGACTTCTACGACCGGCTCGTGGACGAGCTGTGCGCCCACGGCATCACCCCGGCGCCCACCCTCTACCACTGGGACACTCCGCTCCCGCTGGACGAGGAGGGCGGCTGGCTCAACCGCGACACGGCCTACCGCTTCGCCGAGTACGCGGGCATCGTCGCCGAACGCCTCGCCGACCGCGTACCCATGTGGATCACCCTCAACGAACCCGCCGAGGTCACCCTGCTGGGGTACGCGCTCGGCGAGCACGCCCCCGGCCGCACCCTCCTGTTCGACGCGCTGCCCGCCGCCCACCACCAGCTCCTCGCCCACGGTCTGGCCGTACGCGCGCTGCGCGCGGCGGGCGCCGACAACATCGGCATAGCCGTCTCGCACTCGCCGGTCTGGACGGCCGGGGAGTCCGAGGAGGACCGCTTCGCCGCCGGGCTGTACGACACCCTCACCAACCGGCTCTTCGCCGACCCGCTGCTCACCGGCCGCTACCCGGACGAGAACGTCGCCGCCCTGATGCCGGGCGCGGTCGAGGACGACCTGCGGACCATCTCCGCCCGGATCGACTGGTACGGCGTCAACTACTACAACCCGACCCTCGTCGGCGCGCCCGCGCCCGACGCGCTCGCATCGTTCGCCGGCTTCGGCGTGCCCGAGGGCCTGCCGTTCGGCATCCGGGAGATCGAGGGCTACGAGAAGACCGACTTCGGCTGGCCCGTCGTCCCGGACGGGCTGCGCGAGACCCTCGTACAGCTGCGGGAGCGCTACGGCGAGCTGCTGCCGCCGGTCTACATCACCGAGAACGGCTGCGCGGTGGACGAGCCGGCCGCGGACAGCCGCCGGATCGCCTTCCTCGACGGGCATCTGCGGGCGTTGCGGGAGGCGATCGACGCGGGCGTGGACGTACGCGGCTACTTCACCTGGTCGCTCACCGACAACATCGAGTGGACCGAGGGCGCCAGCAAGCGCTTCGGGCTCGTGCACATCGACTACGAGACGCTGCGCCGCACCCCGAAGGACTCCTACACCTGGTACCGCGACCTCATCAGGGCCCAGCGGCCGGCGGACTGACGGGCCGTCCCCGGCAACCGTGCGGAGCGACCGCCCCCGGATATCCGGAGGCGGTCCCGTGCAGGTCAGGAGGGGCGGATGGGCCGCCCGTTCTGGACACTTCGGGGCCGTCGGGCCGACAATCGGTGGGTGACGTCCCCGTTCGAGTTCCACACGCCCACCGCGCGCCTGTCCGACGCGCAGCGCGACCGTGTTCTCGGTGTGCTCAGGGAGGGCGCGGCCCAGGGCAAGCTCTCCCAGGACACCTTCATGCGGCGCATGGAGGTGGCGCTGACGACCAGCCGCCCCGAGGAGCTGGAGGCCCTCACCAGGGACCTGGAGCGCGAAGGCCGCTGGTCGCGCGGGCTGTTGCGGGTCGTGGGCGGGATCTCGGGCTTCCCGGAGCGGATTCGCCGGGCGTGGCGGGCGGAGCGGCTGCCCAAGCTGCTGCTGCCGGCCCCCAGCCCGCATCCCCTGCTCATCGGCCGCGATCCCGGCAACGGACTTCGCCTCACCCACGAGACGGTCTCCCGGATGCACGCGGAGCTGACCGCGCAGGGCGACCGCTGGCTGCTGCGCGACCTCGGCTCGACCAACGGCACCTGCGTCAACGGGCAGCGCGTCACCGGCACCGTCCCGGTGCGCGAGGGGGACCAGGTCAGCTTCGGCCGCATGATGTTCCGGCTCTCCGCCCCCGCGCTCCCGCCGCCCGCCTGAGAGGCCGCCGGGCGCCCCAGGACCGGGCGGCTCACGCCTGTTGGTGCAGCCCCCGGCCGGCCAGCGTGAGGAACGACTCCCCGATCGCCTCGGAGAGCGTCGGATGCGGGTGGATGTGCCGGGCCACGTCCAGGGGCTCCGCGTCCCAGCCGACGATCAGCTGGGACTCGGCGATCATCTCCGAGACGTGCG comes from the Streptomyces sp. NBC_00525 genome and includes:
- a CDS encoding MarR family winged helix-turn-helix transcriptional regulator, producing the protein MDEPVDRIEFETMLLGRHMSLITSRGDGRLDRSAYILLSRIRAQGPMSIGQLRDAFGLDTSTLNRQSAAMLRAGVVDRIPDPDGGIARKFAITDEGERRLDKDRAENREGLRRVLADWTPEEAARFAEGLARLNRDIERLDGRPWPRD
- a CDS encoding GH1 family beta-glucosidase; the encoded protein is MTVPLFPPGFLWGASASAFQTEGAADAEGKGPSGWDAFAAQPGRIKDGTDTSRGTGFHRHYREDVALLAGLGADAFRFSVSWPRVVPGGSGPVNPQGLDFYDRLVDELCAHGITPAPTLYHWDTPLPLDEEGGWLNRDTAYRFAEYAGIVAERLADRVPMWITLNEPAEVTLLGYALGEHAPGRTLLFDALPAAHHQLLAHGLAVRALRAAGADNIGIAVSHSPVWTAGESEEDRFAAGLYDTLTNRLFADPLLTGRYPDENVAALMPGAVEDDLRTISARIDWYGVNYYNPTLVGAPAPDALASFAGFGVPEGLPFGIREIEGYEKTDFGWPVVPDGLRETLVQLRERYGELLPPVYITENGCAVDEPAADSRRIAFLDGHLRALREAIDAGVDVRGYFTWSLTDNIEWTEGASKRFGLVHIDYETLRRTPKDSYTWYRDLIRAQRPAD
- a CDS encoding aminopeptidase P family protein, with protein sequence MSSSSQPVPFTADDYRERMARAAESAAEAGLAGVLVAPGPDLVHLTGYRPTAITERLTLLVLAAGREPVLVVPTLEAPDAAQAVGAPALTLRDWTDGKDPYAVTAPLLDARGRFAISDNAWAMHLIGLQQRLPDTSYASLTEALPMLRAVKDAHELARLAAAGAAADATYEEILKVRFSGRKETEVAADLARLLTEHGHSQVDFTVVGSGPNGANPHHEAGDRTIEHGDMVVLDFGGLKHGYGSDTSRTVHVGEPTAEEQRVHDIVRAAQQAGCEAVRPGVACQEIDRAARAVITEAGYGERFIHRTGHGIGVTTHEPPYMIEGEERPLVPGMCFSVEPGIYLPGRFGVRIEDIVTVTEDGGRRLNATARELAIVE
- a CDS encoding LysR family transcriptional regulator, whose translation is MIDARRLRVLRAVADHGTVTAAAAALYLTPSAVSQQLAALEQETGHRLVERGSRGARLTPAGDILLTHTNAVLAQLERAEAELAAYGSGEAGTVTVAAFATGIEHVVAPAVAALSRSAPGIRVRVQDAEGDASVPMVLDRQVDVAVAVEYRGAPGEDDRRLTRVPLYSEPFDAVLPVGHRLAGQEQVAVAELAKDAWIGPYPGNPCHDVVVLACEYAGFAPNLEHSSDDFHAVVALAGAEAGVALVPRTALRGMPLTGVVVRPVRDTAPTRRVFAAVRRGAEAHPLIAPVLDALAGAAT
- the treZ gene encoding malto-oligosyltrehalose trehalohydrolase, coding for MLFEVWAPDAGSAALRLRDGSQPMEPDPDRPGWWTAEAEAADGDRYGFALDGGPVRPDPRSRRQPDGPDGESAVVDHDAYVWRSDWAGRALPGAVLYELHIGTFTGEGTFEAAAARLGHLAELGVTHVSLMPVCPFPGVHGWGYEGVSLWAVHEPYGGPEGLKRFVDTAHGLGLAVVLDVVHNHLGPSGNYLPLFGPYFTETHHTPWGAAVNLDAPGSDEVRAFLLGSALAWLRDYRLDGLRLDAVHALADTRALTFLEELSAAVDALSAELGRPLPLIAESDLCDPRTTTPREEGGLGLHAQWNDDFHHCLHTALTGEAQGYYADFAAAPLAGLAKTMTRAFFHDGTYSSFRGRTHGRPVDVTRTAAHRFVGYAQTHDQIGNRALGDRLAASLSPGLLACAAALVLTGPFTPMLFMGEEWGARTPWQFFTDHTDPELAEAVRTGRRREFGAHGWAQEDIPDPQDPATRARSCLDWAEPGREPHGRLLAWYRELIALRRTLPDLRDPDLASVKAAYDDAARWLAVRRGDLRIAVNLDAKPAAIPLGGGRHRGGPGRVLAAWLPVDPPGPDGVLRLPPESCVVLADG
- a CDS encoding DUF1707 and FHA domain-containing protein; translated protein: MTSPFEFHTPTARLSDAQRDRVLGVLREGAAQGKLSQDTFMRRMEVALTTSRPEELEALTRDLEREGRWSRGLLRVVGGISGFPERIRRAWRAERLPKLLLPAPSPHPLLIGRDPGNGLRLTHETVSRMHAELTAQGDRWLLRDLGSTNGTCVNGQRVTGTVPVREGDQVSFGRMMFRLSAPALPPPA
- a CDS encoding glycine C-acetyltransferase, whose protein sequence is MFDSVRDDLRTTLEEIEAAGLHKPERVIGTPQSATVAVTAGGRPGEVLNFCANNYLGLADHPDVIAAAHEALDRWGYGMASVRFICGTQEVHKELERRLSSFLGQEDTILYSSCFDANGGVFETILGPEDAVISDALNHASIIDGIRLSKAKRFRYANRDMDDLEKQLKEASGARRRLVVTDGVFSMDGYVAPLREICDLAERYDAMVMVDDSHAVGFVGAGGRGTPELHGVMDRVDIITGTLGKALGGASGGYVAARAEIVALLRQRSRPYLFSNSLAPVIAAASLKVIDLLESAGDLRERLNANTALFRTRMTAEGFDILPGDHAIAPVMIGDAAKAGRMAELLLERGVYVIGFSYPVVPQGAARIRVQLSAAHSTDDVNRAVDAFVAARAALES
- the tdh gene encoding L-threonine 3-dehydrogenase yields the protein MKALVKQKAEPGLWLMDVPEPETGPGDVLIKVLRTGICGTDLHIRDYDGWARQAVTTPLILGHEFVGEVAAVGADVVDIAVGDLVSGEGHLVCGKCRNCLAGRRHLCRSTLGLGVGRDGAFAEYVALPASNVWVHRVRVDLDVAAIFDPFGNAVHTALSFPLVGEDVLITGAGPIGIMAAAVAKHAGARNVVITDVSEARLDLARKVGVSLALNVAEQTIEDGQRELGLREGFDIGLEMSGRPEAMRDMLANMTHGGRIAMLGLPAEEFAVDWARIVTSMITIKGIYGREMYETWYAMSVLLEGGLDLAPVITGRYGYRDFEAAFDDAASGRGGKVILDWTA